The nucleotide window ACCTCCACCACCCCCTCGAAGCACTCCAGCACCGTCACGTCGAACGTCCCGCCACCAAGGTCGAAGACCATCAGCGTATTCAGCTCCGTGGTCGCACGGAAGCCATGGGCCAGCGCCGCCGCCGTGGGTTCATTCACCAGGCGGTCCACTTTGAGCCCGGCAATCTTCGCCGCCTCCACCGTGGCCTGACGCTGCTGGTCATGGAAATACGCCGGCACCGTGATCACCGCGCTCTCCACCGGCTTCCCCAAGCGCAGCTCGGCGATGCGTTTCATCTCCTTCAGCACCACCGCACTGCACTCCACCGGCGTCCAGCGACGCCCACCAAAGCGATAACTCGCCGCCGTGCCCATCTCCCTTTTGAAAAAAGCACGCCCCGATTCCGGCGCCACGATGAGGCGATCCTTCGCCGCACGGCCCACCAGCAGCGCACCATCCTCAGCCACCGCCACCGCGGAGGGCGTCAGGTCCTCCCCCGCCTCATTGGCCAGGGTCACGGGAACGCCATCCTTCATCACAGCCACAAGGCTGTTCGTGGTGCCAAGGTCGATGCCAATCATGTACGTGCGGAAACGATATGCAAAACCCTACGCTCACGCACCAGTAAAAAGTAGCGCAAACAGGGGAATTCACGAACCCCCATCCCTCTCACGCACAGGTCATCTGAGATAACCGTCCCGCGAAACGGGACAGAAAGCAAAAAAGGGTTCGGCTCCATTTTCCAAACGACAACTCCACCATTGCAAATCGCCTCTCACCGCCACGGCAGGTGCGTATTCGTACTAGTCGCCTCTTGTCCCTTATCCCCTTTCCCTTGTCCCTCCCTTCCCATGAGCACCACCATCACCCCCGCCGTGCTGCAGGATCTCCGCACGCAGCACCCGAACCTCCTCCTCCTCGATGTGCGCCTGCCGGAGGACTTCGCTGAAGGCCACCTTCCCGGCGCGGTGAATCAGTGTGTGTATGAAATGGTCTTTCTCCCGGAGCTGGAGAAGCAACAGCTGGCGAAAGACCGGCCCATCGCCGTGTACGGAGCCGCGGAGAGCAGTCTTGAGTCCCAAGTCGCCGCGGAAAAACTCGAGCGCGCTGGATTCACCAACGTATTCGACTTCCGCGGCGGCCTCGCAGCATGGGTCGCTTACGGCTTGCGCCTGGAGAATGTCCTGCCCCCAGCCGCGCCTCCTGCCATCAGGAACGGCACCCACGCCCTCGACCTCACGGAGAGCCGCGTCGTTTGGGTGGGGCGCAACCTCATCAACAAGCACTGGGGTCAGGTGGCCATCCGCAGTGGAGAAGTCGTGTTTGAAAATGGAAGCGTCGCCCGCGGAGAAGTCGTGCTGGATCTGAAGCGCATCACCTGCAGCGACCTTGCCGGCAGCGACCTCCACGATGTCCTCATCGCGCACCTGGAGAGCGATGACTTCTTCGACGTCGAGCGTTTCCCCGAGGCCCGCTTCACCATCGAGCGCACTGAGGTGTGCGCCGACTGCCCCGGCAGCCGCAATCTCCGACTCCACGGCGCGCTCACCCTGCGTGGCATCACTCACCCCCTCACCGTCGAAGCCGCCGCCGGCCTCACCGATGAAGGCAAAGCCGCCCTGCAAACCACCTTCACGATCGACCGCACGAAGTGGGGCATCCTCTACGGCTCCGGAAAATTTTTCCAACGCCTCGCCGGACACCTCGTGAATGACGAACTCGAGCTCCAGGTGCGTATCCTCACCAAAGAGGCAGTGCAAGACTAACCGCAAAAAAGACCGGTAGGGGGCTGCTGCGTCGGCCTCCTTACTTTTGCGTGCGGAGGCGGCGTGGAACTGCCAAGGAATAGCCGCAAAAAGACGCAAAAACACGGTAGAAGGTTTCTCCAGAAGCCTTGCCCCCTCAAGGTTCGGGGACACTCTTGTCCCCAGCTCGCCCCATCCGGAAAGCACCCGACAGGCGCCACTCGGAAGAGCCGTCCCGCGAAGTAGGACAAAGCAACGCAAAAACACGGTACAAGGCTTCTCCAGAAGCCTTGTCCCTCAAGGATCGGGGACACTCTTGTCCCCCGCGCGCGCACGACTCACACCCAGGACCACCCCCCTTTGTGTTCTTTGCGTTCTTTTGCGGCCATTCCAAATCGCACCGCACCACCCGCCCGCAGCGCCGCGTTCACCCACCGTCGCACCGCTTACCGATCACCGTCGCACCGGACGCTTCCCATCCCCTCGCGACTCCGCTAAGATAGTCCGCGCACCACCGAACCAAGGAGGCCCCCATGCACCGCCATCCCACCCGTGCCCTGCCGACTGCTCTTTCCGCGCTATTGCTCTTGCTCTTCCTGCTCGGCGCCACGCTGGCAATCCCCACCGCCGCCCTCGCGCAATCCGGCCGACGCAGCGTCCAGCCAGCCCAGCCCGTGCCACCCACCCCAGTGCGACCCGCCACGGCCATCCCCGCCAGGCCCGTCACCATCACCCCGGCCCAGCCGGCCGTGAGTAACCGGGCCACCACCATTCCCTCCACCTCCGTCATCAAGCCGGGAGGGACCAAGCCCGTCATCCCCGGCGTGACCTACCCGGTCA belongs to Roseimicrobium gellanilyticum and includes:
- a CDS encoding YceI family protein, translated to MSTTITPAVLQDLRTQHPNLLLLDVRLPEDFAEGHLPGAVNQCVYEMVFLPELEKQQLAKDRPIAVYGAAESSLESQVAAEKLERAGFTNVFDFRGGLAAWVAYGLRLENVLPPAAPPAIRNGTHALDLTESRVVWVGRNLINKHWGQVAIRSGEVVFENGSVARGEVVLDLKRITCSDLAGSDLHDVLIAHLESDDFFDVERFPEARFTIERTEVCADCPGSRNLRLHGALTLRGITHPLTVEAAAGLTDEGKAALQTTFTIDRTKWGILYGSGKFFQRLAGHLVNDELELQVRILTKEAVQD